Genomic DNA from Dehalococcoidia bacterium:
CTCGCGGGGCGCATCCAGAGATCGTGATGAGCTTCGGGAGTTGACTTGGCTGTGTAGCCTGCTCAGACAAGGACTCGGAACGATCTTCCCATCGGTTCGAAATCTTCGACTTCCTGTGCGCTGAGTTGCTTTGCGATCCGTTCGAGTAGGCGCACCGTGTCGGGGTCAAACAGGCGCAGACCGCAACGCAGACACACTTCGGCCGGGACAGTTACCTCTGCGAAGTTGACTCCGCCCTTTACGAGCTCCTCTACACGCTTGTCGACAAGTTCTCCGGCACATGTGGGACACTTGTGGAGTAGGGGCAATGTTACCTCCTTCTTGTGCGCGAGTCGTGCCAACGCTCAGGGTCGGGGCGGTACGTGGTGACTAGCACCGCAACACTGGTGGAACGCTCGTAGGCCCAGACGCTGTGGACCGGCTCCCCATTGGGAAGTTTACCGTAGATCAGGGAACTGGGGTGCGGCCAGTCATCGGGATAGTCCTCGATAATCTCGCCAGTACTAACTGTGTGTACTATTTCATCGAACGATAGACTGTCTGCCATAGCTTCTATTCGAGCGTGGCTTGTTA
This window encodes:
- a CDS encoding YgiT-type zinc finger protein, giving the protein MPLLHKCPTCAGELVDKRVEELVKGGVNFAEVTVPAEVCLRCGLRLFDPDTVRLLERIAKQLSAQEVEDFEPMGRSFRVLV
- a CDS encoding DUF4258 domain-containing protein; this translates as MNIEDISESIRHQRVRITSHARIEAMADSLSFDEIVHTVSTGEIIEDYPDDWPHPSSLIYGKLPNGEPVHSVWAYERSTSVAVLVTTYRPDPERWHDSRTRRR